One region of Danio rerio strain Tuebingen ecotype United States chromosome 5, GRCz12tu, whole genome shotgun sequence genomic DNA includes:
- the pimr123 gene encoding uncharacterized protein pimr123, with translation MLFTVLGAIALFLRERNISTTVSGQDETLDHQEEGLVTVPPPVTNTDGREVGDWCEESSLHLEQQIDVQIEEPSLEEPVDGQSVEQSLVEPDSVHGEEQSLVEPDSVHGEEQSLVEPDSVHGEEPSLVEPDSVHGEEPSLVEPDSVHGEEPSLVEPDSVHGEEPSLVEPDSVHGEEPSLVEPDSVHGEEPSLVEPDSVHGEEPSLVEPDSVHGEEPSLVEPVDDHSEDSASSSSSNDAPPNISYAKSSSSDDFPQEFSSAGFNCSSELTASSYSSFFTAESGCGDDPSTDFLSAESGCGDDPSTDFLSAESGCGDDPYTDFLSAESGCGDDPSTDFLSAESGCGDDPPPNVVPAKPGCSNIKSPNVVPAKPGCSNIKYPNVVPAKPGCSNIKCPNVVPAKPGVHFKYPNVVPAKPGCSNIKSPNVVPAKPGCSNIKSPNVLPAKPGCSTTKSPNVVPAKPGCSTTKSPNVVPAKPGVHFKYPNVVPAKPGCSNIKSPNVVPAKPGCSNIKSPNVVPAKRGVHFKSPNVVPAKPGCKDVAKGATCKTKDADPPQPMKQKDKDTNIIEIKTRSYKIGAKLGKGGFGTVFEGTRLQDGQHVAVKIATFEVKRFIRVDGFDQPLPAEIALHFLANKGIRVKEIIKLLEWKVEADRYIMILERPITFMSLDEYLKNHSGNIGEDLLRKIMFQTTTAAHACCKRNVFHRDIKPDNLLFSPITFEVKLIDFGCGEILNEGFYSDYWGTLKYCPPEFRKTGIYYGEPATVWSLGILQYFLMFRKYPEKRQLLKLKSGYFQKYGWSKECSDFITGCLQITYSDRLKLHTLRVHAWFEEENEQ, from the exons GTCGAGAAGTCGGTGACTGGTGTGAAGAATCATCTTTGCATCTGGAGCAACAGATCGATGTTCAGATTGAGGAACCATCACTGGAGGAACCTGTTGATGGTCAGAGTGTGGAAcaatcactggtagagcctgacagtgttcacggtgaagaacaATCACTAgtagagcctgacagtgttcacggtgaagaacaATCACTAgtagagcctgacagtgttcacggtgaagaaccatcactggtagagcctgacagtgttcacggtgaagaaccatcactggtagagcctgacagtgttcacggtgaagaaccatcactggtagagcctgacagtgttcacggtgaagaaccatcactggtagagcctgacagtgttcacggtgaagaaccatcactggtagagcctgacagtgttcacggtgaagaaccatcactggtagagcctgacagtgttcacggtgaagaaccatcactggtagagcctgacagtgttcacggtgaagaaccatcactggtagagcctgtcGATGATCACAGTGAGGACTCGGCCAGCTCCTCCAGCAGTAATGATGCTCCTCCAAACATTTCCTACGCTAAGTCCAGCAGTAGTGATGACTTCCCTCAAGAGTTTTCCTCAGCCGGATTCAACTGTAGTAGTGAGCTCACTGCCAGCTCCTACAGCAGCTTCTTCACTGCTGAGTCGGGCTGTGGTGATGACCCCTCCACAGATTTTCTGTCTGCTGAGTCGGGCTGTGGTGATGACCCCTCCACAGATTTTCTGTCTGCTGAGTCGGGCTGTGGTGATGACCCCTACACAGATTTTCTGTCTGCTGAGTCGGGCTGTGGTGATGACCCCTCCACAGATTTTCTGTCTGCTGAGTCCGGCTGTGGGGATGACCCCCCTCCAAATGTGGTCCCTGCTAAGCCCGGCTGTAGTAATATCAAATCTCCAAATGTGGTACCTGCTAAGCCCGGCTGTAGTAATATCAAATATCCAAATGTGGTACCTGCTAAGCCCGGCTGTAGTAATATCAAATGTCCAAATGTGGTCCCTGCTAAGCCCGGCGTTCATTTCAAATATCCAAATGTGGTACCTGCTAAGCCCGGCTGTAGTAATATCAAATCTCCAAATGTGGTACCTGCTAAGCCCGGCTGTAGTAATATCAAATCTCCAAATGTGCTACCTGCTAAGCCCGGCTGTAGTACTACCAAATCTCCAAATGTGGTCCCTGCTAAGCCCGGCTGTAGTACTACCAAATCTCCAAATGTGGTCCCTGCTAAGCCCGGCGTTCATTTCAAATATCCAAATGTGGTACCTGCTAAGCCCGGCTGTAGTAATATCAAATCTCCAAATGTGGTACCTGCTAAGCCCGGCTGTAGTAATATCAAATCTCCAAATGTGGTACCTGCTAAGCGCGGCGTTCATTTCAAATCTCCAAATGTGGTACCTGCTAAGCCCGGCTGTAAAGATGTCGCTAAAGGTGCAACCTGTAAGACAAAGGACGCTGATCCACCTCAGCCAATGAAGCAGAAGGATAAAGACACAAACATCATTG aGATCAAAACAAGGAGCTATAAAATTGGCGCTAAGCTGGGCAAAGGAGGCTTTGGAACTGTTTTCGAAGGAACCCGTTTACAAGATGGCCAACATGTTGCAGTGAAAATTGCCACGTTCGAGGTCAAGCGATTCATCCGTGTT GATGGATTTGACCAGCCACTTCCAGCGGAGATCGCTCTGCACTTTCTTGCCAATAAAGGCATTAGGGTTAAAGAAATTATTAAGCTTCTGGAATGGAAGGTGGAGGCCGATCGCTACATTATGATCCTAGAGCGGCCCATAACCTTTATGAGCTtagatgaatatttaaaaaaccaCAGTGGAAACATCGGAGAGGACTTGTTACGGAAAATCATGTTCCAGACAACAACCGCAGCTCACGCGTGCTGCAAACGCAATGTGTTTCACCGCGATATCAAGCCTGACAACTTGCTGTTTAGCCCAATAACCTTTGAAGTCAAATTGATTGACTTCGGGTGTGGTGAAATCCTAAATGAAGGCTTCTACTCTGACTACTGGG GCACATTAAAGTACTGCCCTCCAGAGTTTAGAAAGACTGGCATATACTACGGCGAGCCAGCGACAGTGTGGTCACTCGGGATTCTCCAGTATTTCCTAATGTTCCGAAAGTATCCAGAAAAGCGTCAACTCCTCAAGTTGAAAAGCGGTTATTTTCAGAAATATGGATGGTCAAAAG AATGCAGCGATTTCATCACCGGTTGTCTGCAGATTACCTACAGCGATCGGCTAAAGTTGCATACACTCCGTGTCCATGCCTGGTTTGAG GAGGAGAACGAGCAGTAA